From the Helianthus annuus cultivar XRQ/B chromosome 17, HanXRQr2.0-SUNRISE, whole genome shotgun sequence genome, the window GTAACGACACTAGCTATAACTTACGGTACCAAAAATACTCTATTACGAATACAACTCCGTTTTCAACGAATTTTATATCGACACGATACCAAAAATACTCTATTATGAATTCATCAGAAGTTCTTAAATCGAAACCCTCCTATATAATCGGGAATCGTCACAGGTCAGTTGATGGTGTGCATATTATTTGTACGATATGAAACCCTCTAGCCTGATAAATCTTCACTGTAACGTGTAAAACTTATATGTACAATGGCCCATAAAGACTATGGGCTTTCGGGCAGATCTAGCAACTAAAGCCCAATAAACAACACAAGTTGCAAAAAAGTACGCCGCTGCCGGGGATCGAACCCGGGTCACCCGCGTGACAGGCGGGAATACTTACCACTATACTACAACGACTTTGTTGTTTCAAATGGTGTAACAAAGTTATTTAGCATATAAACACTAAACTAATGATGATGTGTTGATCTATTCCGGTCAATTTCATTAATGATGTAATGCATATCTGCAACATAATATGATTATTGTAACAAATCTTTAGTTATAGCCTTTGACAAAGACGAAGATCACGTGAGGTTGCTGGTGATAGATGTCCGTTGTGATGTTAATAAATAAAAGATCAGTCATCAAAGCGAAAAAAAAAAGACTAGTTTATAGGTAGGTTTTTTTTCCTTAAAGGCGAACACACACACCCTTAATTCAACTCCGAAAATCCACTTATAGCCGACTTTGTGAGACTTGAACCCGCACCACTTTGATGAAGATAAACACCTGATGTCACTAAAGAAGTACAGAGAGGTAGTTAAAGTTAGTTACATAGtgtgtaaaataatattttttggatttttgtaagATAAAAATAATAAGATAAAGAGATGACTAGATGAAAACTTCCAGAAGTCTTTTATTCCCATGATATTTGTTACAACAGTCCTAGATTAAAATCAACTTTTCTAAAGACAGTTCAAGTTTGAAGGGGAACTATTATAAGCCTTCAAAAAGATTACCAAATTCACTTCACCTTCTGTGTTGGAACTTTGATCAAACATGCTATCAGCTACAGTTTAGTGCCATATTAATAATCATAATGATATGTCAACATCCAAAAAGTGTTGATTAGTTAATGGCTTAGTGTTAATCATGAGTGTCTAAATCGGCATACCAGCACATTAAACAACACTTATAATCGAACCACCACACACGTGTCCACTAGCCACTCATCGTCTTTAACATATTCTAATACTAAATTACCCGAAACAGCATACCATGTGTTTCTCTAGGATTGGGCACAACTCGTTTTAATGGAATTTCTTTTAGATTCCGTGTTGTTAATGGAAACATGAGTTAAGCCTAGTTATAGAATTATGATCTAAGGAATATTTTCTTTAGAGATTTAAGTAGGTAGGGGGGGCATGAATGTTATGGGTATATTTTCTAGTTTGTGCCACCTGGGAGAACGCGATTGGTTGCTTCGATAAATATGCTTTTAGAGGTGTAAAAGATTGCATATCAAGATTTGGAACAAAAAGTGAGATCACCATATCAAGGAATTGACTGCTGGAGGTAATATTTAAAGGAGTTGCTCCAGTTTTACTTGTAGTTTGTGTTATACAACTTGTAGACAAGAAAACAAGTGAAtattaaaagaaaaaataaaaagaaatggcGGGAATGATCGGTTGGAGAATGCTGGATCAAGAATGGAGGAAGGGACCTTGGACACCTGAAGAGGATGATTTGCTTATTGAATATGTTAAAGTGCATGGAGAAGGAAGATGGAGCTCAGTAGCCGGTTGCTCTGGTAGGATTAATAGTTTGTTTATATAGAAGTGCTGTAACACCCGGCTTCTCATACCACCAATATTGTCCGTTTTACCCACAGGGAGCTCATGGGTTTGTTTATAGTTTCCCGGGTGAGACTTACCAGGAAGTCACCCAACCTAGTACTGATCCCACCCGAGAACCTTTAAGTGTGGAATGCTCCGCTCATCCACAACCATTGCTCCCAGAACACGTTGCCTATGGTGTTACAAGCGTTCATTTCAAAACAATGATGTTTTGAGAACCAGGACCGCATAACGCATTTGTACATACTGATTTATAAGAATATCATGAtatattttcagggttaaaaagAAGTGGGAAGAGTTGCAGGTTAAGATGGGTGAATTATCTAAGACCTGGTCTCAAGAAAGGTCAACTAACACCAAAGGAAGAAGGCATCATTGTTGAACTTCATGCTTTGTGGGGAAACAAGTAATGCATCTCTCAACTGACACACGCGCGCACGCTTTGAATCTATTGTGTTTTATAGTAATGATATTATTTTTTTTGCAGATGGTCTACCATAGCTAGATACTTGCCAGGGAGAACTGATAATGAGATAAAGAACTATTGGAGAACCAACTTCAAGAAGAAAAAAACACCATTACAAAACCGACAAAAGCAAAAACTCAAAACTGCATTTAGACGCGACCAATATCGACAAGAAGTAAACGAAATGAAGAACAGTTTTGTGTTTCCTTATAAAGATGACAACAACAGATGCAAAATGGATGATGCTGTTGCTGTCAAAAGTTCAAGCAGCACAACCAgtgagcagcagcagcaacataaCCAGTCTTTGATGGGTCAAGATGTTGCATCCTCGTGGGACGTCGTCTCCGAAGATGGCTTCTGGAGTGAGTTCTTGTGGGATCTGGGCAATGACCATCCAAACCAACCTGTGATGGAACAATAATTAGttcatattttattttttatttttacttttagcTGCTTCACTACATCCACTTCTTGTAGGAGTTTCTAAAACAGTATGCGGGCAATGCAGCCGAAACCAATTATCCGATTAAACTGTGTTAGAGCATCCACAATAGACAtgttttttggtgtttttaaagagagagaaagtgaggTGGAGGAGAGAGGGTGTGAGGTGGAGGAGAGAGAGTGTAGTTATGTTTGTGagaaaaaatgagaaaaaatggAGGGAGTAAAGTTATGTGAGTGTGAtgtaggagagaggagagagaagagaGAAATAGTGTTTTTTTGTGTATGTGAGTGGGTCAAGAGAGAGAAATACTCTCATTGGTTGGGCAGGTGCCACATTAGCACCAAAAAACACCACCAAAAAACACCTCTATTGGTGATGCTCTTAGTTAAAGAAGAATAATGTATTTTAAATTTTCATATAGGGTGGTATACACTATATACAAATCAACTTTCTTTTCAAAAGATTGTTGTTTTATCAAGTGACTGATGAAGTGTTTTAACATTGCCAATCATTTGAGAACATTTCATGATTTTTAGCATTTTGGGGCAGTGGTGttcaaaatttttataacaaaacattaaaattttcgggtcgggTCAGAGCGAGGATTGAattagatttaaaaaaaacaagCTATACAAGCATTGAACGCATGACCTCTTGTTAATAAAGAGGgggatttaccactacaccagctttACTTTTCTCTCTATGGTCTCCTAATTGTATTTATGAGGTccttataaaatttaatataccagatctactaattttttaaaaaacattggGGTCCGGAGACCCCGACCCGCTCTATGTGGGTCCACCCCTGTTTTGGGGTTCCGCAATAATAGAAACCCCACACTATAGTAATGGTAGAAGCGTCATTGTAAATTTGTAATTGAGTTACGTACATCTTTGTAACATGCTTGGACGCAACGTTGTAATTAGTAATGCATCAAACAGCCTACCAATACGTTTATTTTTTAATTGACACGCATAGATTAAAAAATAAAGTTCTAGATTTTTATGGTATAACTTAAAaaaaagtatataaaagttatttgaGATTATGAAATATTTAAATTCGGCATAGAGTTGCAAATCTGACCACTAAATTTGACCTAAAGTAAGACTCGACTAAAGTTGTGTTGTAATCTTCTGTAAATAATGAGAATAAACTATAATCACTATTGAGATTGATTTAAATCAAGATAAGTGGTTGGATTATTTAAATCGTGAGTTTTGGTGAAAATCGTGTTTTTTCCTCAAGCTTATTGGGTTTACTCCTGAATTGATATATAGGCATTATAGCTTagtagagatggatatgatcgggtggttccactGATGGATATGAtcaatgatccaaatttgtcgttaaaaaaaactaGACCAAATAAAGTCAAATTAGCATGATGATCAATTTCAGCTAATGCTGATTCTAGTTGACAATTTGTACTTACTTAAATGTGTTAAATGTTTTAAAAGTACAAGTGAAATTGATTAAACTTGAATTTATAAGTTTTGTACATAATGGGCCAAATTAGGTATAAACACTAGGTGATGATGGTCAATATAGCTAATGCTGATTTTAGTCGATCATTTGTACTTACTCAAATGTGTTAAATAAAAGTGCAAGTGAAATTGATTAAAGTTGAATTTGTAAGTTTTGTACATAATGGGCCAAATTAGATATAAACACTAGAATTTGTAAGTTTTGTACATAATGGGCCAAATTAGGTATAAACACTAGGTGATGATGTAATGGGCCAAATTAGGTATAAACACTAGGTGATGATGTCTCAATTCATTTCTAGGTATTTGAACATGGTTAAATGGACGCCTATACTGAATAGGATTAGTGATAGTTTGGTTTGTAATTAATTTGGTAGAGTCGACCAATAGGTAAAATTTGTTAAGCTTTTGCTCATAGAAGTTCACAATAATAAGAATTGGTTTGAGTTTTAAAAAATCAACATAGCTTGGATAGGAACGTGTACTTTAAAGGCTTATATAATAAGTGTGTGTGAATACTGATATCAAACTAAAATTATACATTCAATTGTTCGTTAAAGAATAAAGGTGTTAGCGCTATTGAGTTCTAGTATATTGAGCATACTCGGGTGCTCATACTTGCCATCGATTCAAGGAAAATCCAGTTGAACAAAATACCATTTCTAAAGCGAGTTTAGTAAACTTTTTGGACTACGTCTGTCTATCTTGTCTGTGGAGTTTGTAATCTAAAAATAGTGGATTTCGAAGACTTCCTTTTAACAACAAAACTCTCAATCACTTATTTAAAATTATAGAAGCATTAAACAAAACCATGCTTGTCTTATATATTATTGTTTGACTATTTATAAGGGGGCACTAGCGGGCAACCCCCTCCCAGGTTTTTTGTGGTGCCACAACACCGCTGCCACCACAAGGGTAGGCCATGCGGGTTGGGTCTGCCTTAAGAAGTACTCGTGAACCATTTGAGTTGTTTGAGATTAAAGATAACCTTAGGATTTGCTGATGGGCTGTGATTGGTTGGGGCATTtgactttaatttttttttaaatagtttatcGCAAGGGTGTGGAGACACGTcagggttttgtgactaaatGGTAGTTTTAAAGTTTTTTTGACTTGACGGAATTTGATAGGTTGGGATAAGGGTACTACCCCTTTCCACTATGTTTATAACGATAATTACAAAATAAACCTAACTAGTTTTTTTACTATCGCTGCGTTGCGGCGAACGTGTTTTGTTGTTTAGTCTGTATTTGCACGTGATTTGAAATCACTATGAGTACGTTGCGCACGGAAACCGCtgataagaataaaaagaaaatatagaaaaaaacactaaaagataaccaaaacagaatcaaccaaaaaagttgtatggtaataatgttgttcgtatgaaacctgtggtcagagatgagcaaatgatactgggtaccgataccgaatttcccgaaccaaaagatcttaagtaccaattcggtgcGACGTTTGGcattcctggtaccggttcgctactgtttttttaccttcatatacagGTGCCGTAattggtattttcggtaccattACCGATTTGGAATTGGTTGGcgccgagctcatccctacccctaaaactaaaaaaagaaatcattaaaagttgaagaaaatcaaaaaaaaaagttgcacgataccgttgttgttcgtacgacagccgtgatcagggatgagcaaatggtaccgggtagcagtaccgaatttcctaaactaaaagattttcaaaatcaattcgatACCGAATTTTGGTGTTTTCTGTACCAGGCTGGTGTCGGTTTTTACCTTTATGTACCGATAACCGTACTGATATTTTCAATACCAGTACCGGTTGACAAAATCTTAtctaacttaaaaagtaaagaatataataaaactattaaaaaatcatattattttattataaatttttCTTATATCAACTGTTCAAAACATTGgaaatttaatttaatatatatctatactatataataaaagaaacttaattttggacacgtgtcattcattgaagatgtctacatttgtaatttcctactttttcatacttaatattattatttaccaaattgacatttttttagttagtttacccttatctcttattttttgaaaaaaaagatatcattcttttctaattaattatagataatcctcttattaaatattatttagtttaatatcttatggataattattatttagtttaatctttttctcatttataatattatttagagaAAATTACGATTTagccaaaaaagaattttttaacatctaagcccccAACTTTTTTTTCCTAACCCTTTTGGCCTCTAatactaaccccatccattaaatgttaggggccaaaaggtttaaaaaaagacgttaggggcaaAAAGGTTAGGataaaaagacgttgggggcttagatgttaaaaaaattcTTAAGAGAAAATTACGATTTAGGCCCCtatagttatatcacttttacccttttagccccaAAAATCCATTAACTGTTAGGgaccaaaagggttaaaaaaaagacgttagaggccaaaaatgttagaaaaaaagacgtttgTGGCTTAGATGTTCAAAAAAATCTTTTTTGAGCTAAaatggtaaaagtgatataacaaAGGGCTCAGAATCGtaattttattatttgatgtataaaattagatttattcgattcgtacaatacacgagattttttaaggatatatatattttattatttattacagaaaattacatttattcaaaccgtatAATACGCAAAattttaaagatgtattttttttattatttggtatataaaattacattattcaacccgtgtaataaatggagtttttttaaagatgtattattttattatttggtaaacaatattacatttattcaactcgtgtaatacacgtgattttaaagatataactttttttattttgtatataaaattacatttattcaacctgtacgaTATTATTcttataaatataactttttattatttaatatataaaattatatttgcTCAACTTGTGCAACAAAgaatgtttttaaagatatattgttttaatatt encodes:
- the LOC110925814 gene encoding myb-related protein 340; amino-acid sequence: MLDQEWRKGPWTPEEDDLLIEYVKVHGEGRWSSVAGCSGLKRSGKSCRLRWVNYLRPGLKKGQLTPKEEGIIVELHALWGNKWSTIARYLPGRTDNEIKNYWRTNFKKKKTPLQNRQKQKLKTAFRRDQYRQEVNEMKNSFVFPYKDDNNRCKMDDAVAVKSSSSTTSEQQQQHNQSLMGQDVASSWDVVSEDGFWSEFLWDLGNDHPNQPVMEQ